TTCGTCACATCATTTTACCTCAAGCCCTACGTATTGCAGTAGCACCACTTGCAATGTCATTATCGATATGGTTAAGAGTTCCTCATTGGCAGCTATGATTACAGTGCCTGACATTTTCCAAAACGCAAAAATTATTGGTGGGCGTGAGTATGACTACATGTCTATGTATATTCTAATTGCCTTTATTTACTGGGTACTTAGTTTCATTTTAGAGCTTCTTCAAGGGCAAGTCGAAAAACGTTTAACGGTATATTAAGAGTAAAACAGACCGAGAAAAGTATCTTGGTCTGTTTATCACAATATTTAGAATTATTTAATATTTCAACCGCTTACATACATATAATTATGATATAAATTAACGATATTCTTTTGAAAGTTTTTTTAGTGATGAAAAAGAAAACAATCGTTGCAACGACCCTATCGACCCTACTTGTATCAACAGCCATCTTGGCTAATGCTGTTAAGGCTGACGAAGTAGAAACTAGTGCAGCTGTTACAGCACCAAGTACAGAAGTAGTAACCACAGAGGCAACTACCGATATGACATCTACTGCAGCAACAACTGCGTCAAACGAGTCTGCAACACCTCTAGCTAGCTCAACCAACTTCAACAGCTGAAACTAGCGTAGCACCAGTTGCTACGGCCAATGAAACAGCAACTGCAGCTGCAAGCCCAGCAACACCAGCAGTTGTGACAAACGCTAGCGCAAGTGACAATAATGATACTGTAACTGTTCTTCACACTAACGACGTTCACGGTCGTATGGTAGAGAGTGACTATAACGGAGTCATTGGCGATGCACTCTTATCAGGTATCGCAAATGACACGCGGTCTAGTAGTAACAACACCTAACGGTAAAGTCTTCTTCGTTTCAACTTCAAACGAAACTCTTAAGGAAACTGAAAAAGTTACTGAAACTCCAAGCCAAACCGAAGAACTTCCAACAACAGGGGATAAAGCTTCACATGCAGGTCTTCTTGGACTGGACATGTTGCTTACGATGTTTGGACTTAGTGGCAAACACAAAGGTAAAGAGAAAAATTAAATAGCTTCTCTGCATAAATAATAAGAGTTAACCAATGGTTAACTCTTATTTGTTTTCTTGTTGCTATGTGTCTTCCTGTACTGGCTCGGTGTTTGAGCATAATAATGCTTAAATTGGCGGTTAAAGTTTGAAAGATTGTTAAAACCAACGCTCGTAGAAATTTCTAAAACTGGTTTTACGCTATTACGGAGTTCCTCACAAGCAGCATTCAGTCTAGCCTAAATAATAATAAATTCAGTGCAAGAGGTACCTGTATGTTGTTTAAATATGGTCATAAAATGCGTCTTACTATACCCCATGAGCTCGGACAATTGTTCAATAGTAAGCGTCTCGACATAATGCTTATTGATGTAATCAATGATTTCCCGAATTTTTTCATTTTTACGATAATGATCATCAGAAGTCTTTCTCTCTACCAAACGATAGTAGTAGAAAAGGTAGAAGAGTTCCTCCGATTTGGACTTAAGTAAAATCCCGTAGTGTCTCTCTTTTTGTCTAATGATCTTAAAAATTGCAAATAGGGTTCCCTTAATTTCAGAATACCCCTCATCAGTTGGTTTTAAACATTGTTTGAACTTAAAATTAGAATTTTGTAATGGTTGAAGATAACGGAGACTAAGAGGATCCACTAGAGATTGTCCTAACATATCTAAATGAAAATGAAGAGTGTCAGTATGGTGCGACAGATTATCAATAGGATGGACAGAATGGAGTCCATTAGGACGAATTAGAAAGATATCTCCAGCCTGACTATCAAAATAGTCATAATCAATGTGATAGCGAGCAGTCCCTTCATAGACGTATTAGATTTCAAGTTCTGGGTGCCAATGAAAAAGAATGTCAGGTCGTCCATTGTCAACCTTAGTTTCAGTTAGTCTAAAAGGGAGAAGATTATCATCAAAATCTATAAAATGTTTAAAATCAGTATCAGTAGTTTGTTGGCCCATCATTAACCTTTCAAAATCATAGGATAGTACCATGACAGCATTTTCTTTTTCGAAAAGCATGGCAAAATCATTTTAAGGTATAAATTTATTATATTTAACATAATTATATTTCTGTAATAACTTAATTTAAAATAAAAAGATAGCAATCTATCTTTTTACATAAATTAAGTTATGTCTATTTACCGAGACAGAACTGACTAAAGAGTTGAGTAATAAGCTCATCCGGTGCGGCGTCACCAGTAATTTCGCCAAGAATTTCCCATGTGCGAGTCATATCAACTTGTAATAGGTCAACAGGCATACCTAATTCAAGACCTTGATTAACGGCTTCGAGACTTTCAAGCGCCTTTTCAATGAGTGAGATATGGCGTGCATTTGAAAGATAAGTAGCATCTTTTTCTACTAAACCAGCATTATCAAAGAAGAGTTGGTTGATACGATCTTCGATTTTGTCAATGTTTTCATTTTTGAGGACTGAAATTGGGATAAGGTCCTCAGGAAGCTCTTCAGTCTGGATAGCTTGTGGAAGGTCCGTCTTATTTAAGAGAATGATTCGGTTGCTATTTTGGCTGATGTCAAGCAGTGTACGGTCTTGGTCGGTAAGTGATTCAGAGCTATTAAGCACAAGAAGGACCAAATCGGCCTCTTCAAGAGCTTTTTTAGAACGCTCAACACCAATTTTTTCGACAACATCATCTGTGTCACGAATACCAGCGGTATCGATTAACTTAAGAGGAACACCCTTGATATTAACGTATTCTTCAATAACATCACGGGTAGTCCCTTCAATATCAGTGACGATGGCTTTCTCCTCACGTAGGAGATTGTTGAGAAGACTAGATTTTCCGACATTAGGACGGCCTATGATTGCCGTCGAAAGACCTTCTCGTAGGATTTTTCCTCGTTTAGCAGTTGCAAGAAGATTTTCCAAGAGAGTCTGGAACTCTTGAGTTTTCTCACGGACTAGATTTGTGGTAACTTCTTCAACATCATCATACTCTGGGTAATCAATATTGACTTCGACTTGTGCCAAAGTATTAAGGATTTCTTGGCGTGTGTTGTTAATGAGATTTTTAAGCGAACCATCTAACTGAGAGACGGCAACAGTCATAGCCTTATCAGTTTTGGCACGAATCAAATCCATGACAGCTTCAGCCTGGGTCAAATCTATCCGTCCATTTAAGAAGGCACGTTTGGTAAATTCCCCTGGTTCGGCCATACGAGCACCAGAACGGATCAGGAGTTGAAGGATTTCATTGGTAACTGCGACACCACCATGTGTATTGATTTCTACGACATCCTCACGTGTAAAGGTTTTTGGTGCACGCATAACACTGACCATGACTTCATCAATAATTTCATTATTTTCGACAATATGGCCGTAGTTGATAGTATGAGAATCAACGGTTTCAAGATTTTTACCTTTGAAAACCTTATTAGCAATAGCAATAGCATCGGTACCAGACAAGCGGACGATACCGATAGCACCTTCACCTAAGGGAGTTGAGATAGCAGTGATAGTATCGAATTCTTTGGTAATTGACATAGTTTTTCCTTTGGATTTTTTTCTTTACAAGTTTTAAAATGATTTAATTTCATTGTAACTCAAATGAGCAGTAGTAGCAAGGATTGGTTACCTTTAAAGGCAAGAAAAAAGAGCCTGAGCTCTTTTCCTTATTTATGACGTTCAAAATATGATTTAGACTCTTTGAGAATAATTGGTGAAAGGACTAGGAGGGCAATCAAGTTAGGCAATGCCATCAAGCCATTTACGATATCCGCAATTTTCCAAACAACCTCAAGTGTTAGGTAGCCACCAAGAGCGACCATAACTACAAAGATAAGACGATAAAATGAGAGGAATTTGGTAGATTTGAAAATAAATTCGAAACAACGTTCCCCATAATATGACCAACCGAGAACAGTCGTAAAGGCAAACAAGACTAAAGAAAGTGTTAGAGCAAGTTCTCCAAAAGTTCCAAAAATAGAAGAGAAGGCCGCTTGTGTCATTGGTGCACCTTCTAAGCTACCAGACCATTGTCCAGTTACGAGAATAGCAAGTCCAGTAAGCGTACAAATGATAATAGTATCGATGAAGGTACCTGTCATAGAAATCAAACCTTGTTCAACAGGCTCTTCAGTCTTGGCAGCAGCAGCAGCAATAGGGGCAGAACCAAGACCTGATTCATTAGAAAATACCCCACGCGCAATACCAAGTCGCATAGCAGCCATGACAGTTGCTCCAGCAAAACCTCCGACAGCAGCTTTACCAGTAAATGCTGATTGGAAAACCATCTCAAGCACAGGGAGCAGCTGATTGAAATTAGCAAAAATGACAATAAGTGCGGCAATGATGTAAAGACCAGCCATAAATGGCACAACTTTTTCGGATACTTTTGAAATAGATTGAATACCACCGAAAATGATAGCAGCAGTAATAAGAGCTAAGATAACACTAACAATTTTTGGTGACCAACCAAAGCTGTTTTGAAGAGATGATGTGATTGAGTTAACTTGCGAGAAGGTACCAATACCCAACCATGCGACAAGAACGCCAGCAAAAGCGAAGAAGTAGGCTAAAGGCTTAGCGATTATTTGCCATTTTCCACTAAAACCGTGTGTGATGTAATACATTGGTCCACCAGAGACATTTCCTTGGTCATCAAGCGTACGGAATTTAATGGCTAAGAGACCTTCAGCATATTTGGTTGCCATACCAAAGAAAGCAGCAATCCACATCCAGAAAAGAGCACCAGGCCCACCAGTCTTAATGGCTGTCGCAACACCAACAATGTTACCAGTACCAACAGTTGCAGCAAGTGCTGTGGCAAGGGCTGCAAAACTAGAAATATCACCCTCTCCTTTATCTTCAGCAAAGATAAGTTTAAAGGCTTTAGGCAGACGAATGATTTGCAAAAGTCCAAGACGGATTGTAAGGTAGATACCAGTTCCTACAAGAAGGACAAGAAGGGGAGGTCCCCATACAAAGTCATCAATGGAAGTGAAAAAGTCTAACATGCGTTTAAAATCTCCTTAGACCGAGACATCAAAAAGAGGTTTGGCTTAACCAGACCTCTGAAAGTACAAAGCTATTACTGAAAGTTAAAAACATTCAATGCTTTCTGTCCTTTTACCTGAGAGTTTCGGGTCTTATCCCTTGCCCCTTCGGTGTCTTGTCTACAGCATAAGCCGTTTCAAGATCTCTCCAGAAGTCCGTCAATCACCAGTCATCCTGATGACATCACTCGGTTATTATTTTATTGCGGTTCCATCATATCGAAAAAACCGAACGCTGTCAACATATAATTTTATTATATACGTAAAAAAATCCGAATATTGAGCTTTCAATTTATCGTTATCTATAGTTTTCAATCTCTCAAAAAGCACGTAATGTCACCCTTTTTATTAAGCTGAGACCCTAGCAAAAACAAACAGTTTTTCACTCAATTATTTTTTTCTATTACGAATAGACTCTGCATTTTCATCTAAAAAATGATAAAATAGTAGAGCTTATTTTTGAGAATGGAGAATATGATGAACCCATTATTAACTGGTATGAATGATCAACAGGCCGAAGCAGTCCAAACGACTGAAGGCCCTCTTTTGATTATGGCTGGTGCTGGATCAGGTAAGACTCGTGTCCTTACCCATCGCATTGCCTACCTTATCGACGAAAAAATGATCAATCCTTGGAATATTTTGGCCATTACCTTTACCAATAAGGCTGCCCGTGAAATGCGTGAACGTGCAGTGGCTTTAAATCCCGCAACTTCAGAAACCTTTATTGCGACCTTCCATAGCATGTGTGTACGAATCCTTCGTCGTGAAGCGGATCATATTGGCTACAACAGAAACTTTACTATTGTAGATCCAGGAGAACAACGTACTTTGATGAAACGTATTCTCAAGAATCTGAATTTAGATCCTAAAAAGTGGAATGAACGTGCCATTTTAGGGACCATTTCTAACGCCAAAAACGACCTCTTAGATGAGATAGCTTATGAGCATCAAGCTGGTGACATGTATACGCAAATCGTAGCCAAATGTTACAAGGCCTATCAAGAAGAACTTCGTCGTAGTGAGGCCATGGATTTCGACGATTTGATTATGATGACTCTTCGTCTCTTTGACAAAAATCCCGATGTCCTCGCTTATTATCAGCAACGTTATCAGTACATTCACGTAGATGAGTATCAAGATACCAACCATGCTCAATACCAATTGGTGAAACTCCTAGCTTCACGCTTTAAGAATATCTGTGTCGTGGGTGATGCTGACCAATCAATCTATGGATGGCGTGGAGCTGATATGCAGAACATTCTTGATTTTGAGAAGGATTATCCTGAAGCTAAGGTTGTCCTTCTGGAAGAAAACTACCGTTCAACCAAGAAAATTCTTCAAGCGGCTAACGAAGTCATCAAGAACAACCGCAACCGCCGTCCTAAGAAACTTTGGACTCAAAATGATGAAGGTGAACAGATTGTTTATTACCGTGCTAACGACGAGCATGATGAAGCTGTATTCGTAGCTTCAACAATCGATAATATCGTCCGTGAAAAAGTCAAGAATTTCAAAGACTTCGCTGTTCTTTACCGTACCAATGCTCAGTCTCGTACCATTGAGGAAGCCTTGCTCAAGTCTAATATTCCATATACAATGGTTGGTGGGACAAAATTCTACAGCCGTAAAGAGATTCGTGATGTTATTTCTTATTTGAACTTGATTGCCAACACTTCGGATAACATTAGTTTTGAACGTGTCGTCAATGAACCTAAACGTGGAGTTGGGCCTGGCACACTTGAAAAGCTTCGGAACTTTGCCTATGAGCAAAACATGAGTCTCCTAGATGCTTCAGCTAATATCATGTTGTCTCCTATTAAAGGGAAAGCAGCTCAAAGTGTTTACGATTTCGCTAACATGATTCTGAACCTACGTGATCAGTTGGATGGGCTAAGCATTACCGATACTGTAGAAGCTATTTTAGACAAGTCTGGTTATCTGGATGCTCTGTCCATGCAACAAACGCTTGAAAGCCAATCACGCATTGAAAATATCGAAGAGTTCAT
This region of Streptococcus thermophilus genomic DNA includes:
- the mnmE gene encoding tRNA uridine-5-carboxymethylaminomethyl(34) synthesis GTPase MnmE, which encodes MSITKEFDTITAISTPLGEGAIGIVRLSGTDAIAIANKVFKGKNLETVDSHTINYGHIVENNEIIDEVMVSVMRAPKTFTREDVVEINTHGGVAVTNEILQLLIRSGARMAEPGEFTKRAFLNGRIDLTQAEAVMDLIRAKTDKAMTVAVSQLDGSLKNLINNTRQEILNTLAQVEVNIDYPEYDDVEEVTTNLVREKTQEFQTLLENLLATAKRGKILREGLSTAIIGRPNVGKSSLLNNLLREEKAIVTDIEGTTRDVIEEYVNIKGVPLKLIDTAGIRDTDDVVEKIGVERSKKALEEADLVLLVLNSSESLTDQDRTLLDISQNSNRIILLNKTDLPQAIQTEELPEDLIPISVLKNENIDKIEDRINQLFFDNAGLVEKDATYLSNARHISLIEKALESLEAVNQGLELGMPVDLLQVDMTRTWEILGEITGDAAPDELITQLFSQFCLGK
- a CDS encoding alanine/glycine:cation symporter family protein; translated protein: MLDFFTSIDDFVWGPPLLVLLVGTGIYLTIRLGLLQIIRLPKAFKLIFAEDKGEGDISSFAALATALAATVGTGNIVGVATAIKTGGPGALFWMWIAAFFGMATKYAEGLLAIKFRTLDDQGNVSGGPMYYITHGFSGKWQIIAKPLAYFFAFAGVLVAWLGIGTFSQVNSITSSLQNSFGWSPKIVSVILALITAAIIFGGIQSISKVSEKVVPFMAGLYIIAALIVIFANFNQLLPVLEMVFQSAFTGKAAVGGFAGATVMAAMRLGIARGVFSNESGLGSAPIAAAAAKTEEPVEQGLISMTGTFIDTIIICTLTGLAILVTGQWSGSLEGAPMTQAAFSSIFGTFGELALTLSLVLFAFTTVLGWSYYGERCFEFIFKSTKFLSFYRLIFVVMVALGGYLTLEVVWKIADIVNGLMALPNLIALLVLSPIILKESKSYFERHK
- the pcrA gene encoding DNA helicase PcrA, producing MNPLLTGMNDQQAEAVQTTEGPLLIMAGAGSGKTRVLTHRIAYLIDEKMINPWNILAITFTNKAAREMRERAVALNPATSETFIATFHSMCVRILRREADHIGYNRNFTIVDPGEQRTLMKRILKNLNLDPKKWNERAILGTISNAKNDLLDEIAYEHQAGDMYTQIVAKCYKAYQEELRRSEAMDFDDLIMMTLRLFDKNPDVLAYYQQRYQYIHVDEYQDTNHAQYQLVKLLASRFKNICVVGDADQSIYGWRGADMQNILDFEKDYPEAKVVLLEENYRSTKKILQAANEVIKNNRNRRPKKLWTQNDEGEQIVYYRANDEHDEAVFVASTIDNIVREKVKNFKDFAVLYRTNAQSRTIEEALLKSNIPYTMVGGTKFYSRKEIRDVISYLNLIANTSDNISFERVVNEPKRGVGPGTLEKLRNFAYEQNMSLLDASANIMLSPIKGKAAQSVYDFANMILNLRDQLDGLSITDTVEAILDKSGYLDALSMQQTLESQSRIENIEEFMSVTKNFDETNTDGTEDETGIDRLGRFLNDLALIADTDDGEAEAAEVTLMTLHAAKGLEFSVVFLIGMEEGVFPLSRASEEPDELEEERRLAYVGITRAEEILFLTNANTRTLFGKTSYNRPSRFLREISDDLLQYQGLARPANSSFGVRFTKEEPIQFGQGMSLQQALQTRKANAQPQKHTGGAQPFSKATGGLPFSKASDSGNSATDWEIGDIAHHKKWGDGTVLEVTGSGKTQELKIKFPEVGLKKVLASVAPIVKK
- a CDS encoding LPXTG cell wall anchor domain-containing protein, which gives rise to MTITESLAMHSYQVSQMTRGLVVTTPNGKVFFVSTSNETLKETEKVTETPSQTEELPTTGDKASHAGLLGLDMLLTMFGLSGKHKGKEKN